Genomic DNA from Coffea arabica cultivar ET-39 chromosome 7e, Coffea Arabica ET-39 HiFi, whole genome shotgun sequence:
AGGGGTGAGAGATGGATCTCTTGAGGGAAGAGGGAAGCAAGAGGAAAGAGTCGTTGGTGCCTTGTGGGTCCGTCCGGTATTGTTGAGTCAGGAAGGAATCTAAGCCCAAGATTCCGGCGGAAGCAGCTATGGTGCTGAGGTATATGAGGAGAAGAAGGAAGAGAACGGTGGCTGTGGTGGAGCGACGCATCTCCAGGATGTTGAaaggggttagggtttgggaaTTTGGGAGGAGCTGCGATCACTCAGTCGACGGAGTAGGAGCAAGGAAGGTGAGAGTTGAAACACTGAAGTCGGTCGAAAGGCGGACAGAGGGACGACTTTCAACTTTCTTCCACTCGCCAACTTGGGCGCTCGCTCTACCATAAGTTTTTACTCttccatttcatttttttttttttttttgaaagttcTTTTTTCCCTGGGAAACTGTTGTACGAGTACTTTTTTCCCTTCATTTACCAGTTGATCTTAAATCTTTTTAATTCCTGCTACATTCGTCGAATCCTGAAAGCAAAGTTGCGGGAAGCTCTTGAGGATTTTCAATGGGATATCGTTCTCACAAGCGCTTTCTATAACGAAATACAACATGAGCAACAAATCTATGAAATGAAACGCAAAGTTGTCCTAAAGAGAAATGAAACTACACATTTGTTAGTCATAAGATTCATCAGTGTCGCTGTAAGAACTCGAATCCCAGAACTTTGAAGCAGGAATGCTGTTATCAGATGAAACTGGTTGAGTAGCACTGCTGAAATCTCTGTAGCATAGTGAACCCTCTCCTCCATTGCTGCCAGCAGTAACAATTCTGCATCCCCTTACGGCCACGGCCGAACAGCCAAAACCAGGTGTCGGATGATCTGGAGCGCAGTTTAACGAATTAGTAAATGCACCAGTGTCGACTTCCCAAACCTTTACATAACAATCATCAGGCCCGCCTGTAACTATCTTGTATGCGTCCATGCGTATATGCTTAACTGGGCCTTCATGTCCATCCAGCTCTGCTAACGGTTCTGCTTTGAATGTCTCAGAACTTCTCCTAAGGTCCCAAAGTTTTGCACTGCAATAGTTTTGGCATCATTTATCACCTCTAGTATCTTAAGATCAAAGAAACAAGGTAAAAAACATGGACAGCAAGGAATGAGCATTTCATCTCCAGATGCTGCATTAGTAGCATgctatttttcctcttttcttttttgggagaACAATTATATGCATGCAAATACAGGTGATAACCTCCAAGTGATGAAAAAACATCACATTGACTAGTTTTCAAGAATAAGTTTTACCTGCCAGTTGCACCAGTGCATATTAAAGATCTTGAAGGCAGGACATCAAATGAATGCAGTTGGCTTTTGTGCATCACTGTGGAGACTTCACGCATTGTCCTTAAGTCAATTACAACAACAGAGGACCCAGTAGCAACATACAGCAATGATCCATCGCACTTCATACCCACAGGTACACCATACACAGAAGTCATTCCCACACAGCAAGAAGAACGAGCAGCAGAAGACGTAAATGCGTCCCATACTCTCACCTACTTGATATAATTTAAGCATGCTTAGATCAGAAGCTAAATTATCAAATTCTGTTATTCACCAAAGCCATTAAGGACGCTTTAAGTCCAACTAGACAACACTTTCTGGTGATGCAAGTGGTTCTTCTGTTGAAATCTATAATAGGAATTAGCAACTAAAAGCCCAGGTTATGTGCCATTGCAACCAATTTACTATCCCTATCATCATATTTCTTTCTAGGTATTCACTAGAATAACCATCAGAAACTGATTTACATGAGCAAACTGACAACATAAATCAGAAAGCTAAATTCAGAGAATCAAAGTACCTTGGAGTCCTTCGACATGCTCACTAAAAGAGATGATCTGTGCCTGAAGATAACAAAGAAACAGAATGCTTCAGACGGTTAAATAATCTTCTGGAAATGCATATTCTAAACATTCTACTACAGATGAATTATTTAGGGTAGAGCAACTACAAATCAAGTCATATATCAAGGTCTGAAAGAAATCCACTGCAAAAAAGGCAATTGCTCCATGATTCAACGAGAAATGCTTCAATCACATAAAAATTTCATTAATTAGATTTGAATAAACAAAGACTAGTACTTCAATAGAAAGGCTCCTGCTTGTTTTGCAGTGCATATCATTAAAGTGAATTGATCTATTGTTTTAATATATAAAGGGGAGAACCACAAAAAAACTGAACATCCTATCGCACGTTTTGCAAGCACAAGCAATACATACAGAAGTCAAAGCAACCAATAAGATATCAAAAGCCCAAATAGTAAGCTGCAACACATCTCCTACTTACCCAGCCACTACCATCAGTATGACAGGTTTCTCATGGCCATATAGCGTGCCCTTCAGAGCTTGTTGGCCTCGTTTTCCTTTAGGGTAACTAGACCAAAGCCTAACAGTACCATCAACACCTCCACTGGCAAATATTTTCTCATTGCTATCACCCAACAGTTTATCTGAAAGTGTTGTTACTCCACCACTATGGCCCCTATAACATCGGTAGCAAGAGCCCTGCAAATCAGTGATATTGATGAACTTCAGAGGGCAGATGCAAGTAATTTGACAGAATAAGGACAGAATTATGACCCTCAGATAACATAAATCTCAGATAAATTGCAGAAAGGTACTGTAATTCTTTGGGAAATTTTCCTTGCTGAataattttcacaaaattaactttTGTGAGTGATTCGTCATAAGATTTTCTTTCATACACCTTCACAAAACCATCCAGTCAAGgaatataaaataaagaaaaagagattccTCAAAACACCTTTGACCACAGACGAATTGTATGATCACAGCTTGAGGTGACCAAGACAGTGCTGTTTCTAAGCTCCCCACTTCGGCATACAGTTGTGTCACTGAAGGAAAACAATCTGCATACAGATCAATTGTCATCAAAAGTTTGTCTAAAGCTGGGAAAAATGATCAGCAGAATTTTATTCATCCTTATCAGAAGCTGGTTCACAAAACCAGTAAGTAGCAAATTGAACCTCAGAGATAAACAATGATCAGCGGAATTTTATTCATCCTCATCAAGAATCAGTTTACAAGACTGGTAAGTAGCACCAGAAACTCTGGACAAGAAGGTCTGGTGCCTACTATTCCCATTTTGCATCTATCATTCAGCTAATCTGGTTGTCAAAACCACCGAAATTATGATAAAAAGAGGTGTCGATAACCATCAAGCGAAATGGGTAGAGAGGAAGAAGTAAACAAAGGTATGATTTAGAAGATCATATATCACCAGATAAGGACATATATCTGCACACTTATGTATGAAATCAAAAAAAGAAACATGAGGATGAGAAAAAGTAGGGTAATGAAGGTAACAAATCAGTGGAATATGAAAAGAATATCAGGAACTTCAAATCAAACTAACAAATGGTAATTCCAGAAAGATGAGGACGGTTAAAAGCAGAGATTTGCTGAGCATCTCAGAACACATTGAGAAGTTAAAAAATTTCACATCCCCAGTTAAAATACTTCAGAACAAAATGAACACCTGAACTATTATTCCCGACAGCCAACCAGGATACCTCAAACGTGTCGAGGTAACGAGATATTATTGTCCATAAACGACAAGAAAATGCTAAAGCTAGCTTTCTTCATGAATACAAAAGAGAGACCAGTGAACATAAATATTACTAAAAGATCTTCTCTGATAACTGACATTAGCCTTATTAAATGGAACAAGTTTAGCATGCAAACCAATCCATCAAGTGATAATATTCTACCAATTTTGACTCTTTAAAAAACCCATGTCCAACCACCATCACTCAATAACCTTTCATTAACTTCATGGGTTTGCccaaataaaatgagaaatgagaaaaaataaCCTCATACAAGTTATTCTAGCTCGGtgatcattaagtgttaagaCAGAATCATATCCTCCAGAATTAATCCCAATATCCAATGTGCGTATCACGGGACCCTGCACAAGAATGTTTAATAACAAGCGTTATGTAGGACAACCTGATGCCAAGGAAGACTACTTATGATTATAGTTGTATGCTATAGCAATTCTGGAAAAGAAAATATGGGAAGATCATAAGCACCTTCCAGATGCCATCTAAGTTTAGCAAAAATGGAGAGGAGGAAAAGGCAGGAATCTTGTAATTTTGGTACCTCTGATAGTATTATACGATTGTCCAGAAAGAGTAGGTGATCATGAGACTTTAAATTGAATAAGAAATTATCAATCACAGGATCTTCAAACTTCAACTGCTGCAATGCAGTATGCCTGGCCAAGTATGCATCCCTGACACTTGATTTTTGAGAATTGTAATAAGGTATTGGTGAAGGCCATCTTGCTCTGGAAGTACCCAAAGAGGGGGGAAAAACACACACAAATGAGAACCAGAGTTCTTGAGAACATCCATACTGAATACCATCATCTGTTGACAGCTAAATCAGCAAATTCAACAATGAATAAAGAACAACCAAAATATGAGCTACTATTGATTTTTTTCCACGTACAAATGAAAATTTAGATTCTTGCATAGTTGTTCTTGGATTGCAAACATGGCTTGCCATTTTAAGACTtacaaagttaaaaaaaaaaaactgtaattTTCAAATTGATGTATTTACAAATTAGAAGCTCAATTTGGTCCTCATCATGAATCTGGAAAAATGTAGTACAAAGACGTCATACATCTAGAGCACGCAAAAGAGAATACAACAGTTAAGATGAATTACAAAAATGGATTTCATTGTCTTGAAAAAACATTAAAGGTTTTCAGAGCAATAACCAGGTTGACACGTGGGAAAGAATGgctgaaacaaaaagaaaaaaagaaacaaccaCTGAATCACAGTGAGTAACGAAGAGCTTGAGCAAACTTTGCAAAAATTATCTGACACCACAATGTCAGACAAACTTCAGTAAAGTCTTTTTCCTACTACATAATACAGAAACAAAAACAGGATGTGCCAACGGAAGCAAAACAACATCCATAAAGTTCTAAACTTGTGCAACAACGACGTGCAGGGAGAACAAAAAATTGATGCCAGGAAAAAAAATACCATATCCAAGCTCACATTGTATATCTCAGTTCCCCGTTCACATACAATATAACAGTAATTCCACATTTTTCCCATAAAAAAATTAAGTATACGAAGCGGCAACGTTATAATGAGAGAGGAGGAAACCTGGAGAGGGATTGCCAGACGGAATCAGAATATGCAACTGCCCTGAGGTATTTACAGGACATGGCCATGTTTGAGATGTCTTGGAGGTTGAGATGGCTGGTGCAGTGGACCAGGGAGTCCATATTTAGATCCATTATCGTCGTGGGTCTCTGCTCCGCAGATGGCAAAGGGTCGACAGTATTATTTCCCGACATTTCTTAGTATTtgattaaaaccctagctaccAGAGACATCTGAAATTTCAGAACGAGCTACCTTCCACCAGCGAAGATGAAGAAAGAGTGTCAAGACAGAATTGATAACGAAAACACCCGGGCGTCGCATTCATTTCTGGAAGTTTGGCGCCTTGAAGTGAAACTATTGCGTGTCCGTTCACCAAGGGCTCCGACCTGTCCACCGCAGTCATCGTGCGGCATTTTGGACTCTACattatagggataatttcagaaacctcccttgaggtttcatgAAATATCACCTAGCTCCCCTAAACGTTTTCAAATCTCACTTAGCACCCTTGAAGTGATAGTAGGGCCATATACTAATATCAAAGGTGATGAATTGTCAATAATACcctcatatttaaattttctgaacttgtttttctttctctaaatTTCCTACTTTTCTTTAACAATGTTTATACAAACAAACATACCTACatacgtgtgtgtgtgtgtatatatatgtatgtataattGAATTGTAAATGTCAATGAAatattcaatgcatttggagaAGAAAAGCTGGaggttctttttattttttttttccttttttggtgtttcacaactttatttatttatttattcctatTCATGTAGAGCGCAAGAGAAATAAAGTAATTGAAACTCCAAATAGTTTTTCAAATTCTGACTTtttctataataaaattttcatatttcacACCCGTAAAAAAAGTCTGTCTATTTTAagtaaattttttgtatgatattgaAATTGAATTTCATCTAGTATTAAGTTTTTTTTGCTCAAATGTATAATTTTACATGCTAATTACCTTCAACGCTATGAAGGGTTCTATTTGTagaaatagtttaaaaaatagTATTTATTTTTACTATCTCTTCCTACTGTAAAGGTAACTATTGGTTGTAACATAAAATCTTATcaatttttatttcttcatttttaagATGGTTCTAATttagtatattttttttcttggtttgtaaaatgttcatttttttatagtTTAAGGGTATTAAAGGCACTAAAATAATCTCTCTCCTCaaacatgaattttttaatattacttttggttagAAGGGCATCCAATGTTACCAAAATGTCAATTTAAGAGgtgctaagtgagattttaaaaatctcaagggagcTAGGTTATATTTCataaaacctcaggggaggtttatgaaattatccctacatTCTAATATGCCGCTGGCAAACGGCGAAGCCCGATACTTGTACAGTTGTACATTGTACTACTATTATGAAACCACCCAAAACaaattcattattattattatttttttttttttgtcaatacaGAGGTATCGTGTTCATAGACTGGTTATCGTACGATCCAACTATTCCTCTGCAGGTCGGGAGAGGCTACCCAACATCACTCCAATATTGCATCTTATGTAAATGTCCAATTTGACATTAATTGGTGACTTTCTTAATGACTTATTGACCGTGATTGTTTTTGGTTCTCTGgggttatttgatatttcttgagtggggaaaaaaagaaagaaagaaagagctCCTAATGTCTAGGGACAGGAGATTTTTCAATTTGAGTTGCtcaacaagttttttttttttttttacaacattAATCTATCAACTAGTTATAGAAGAGTCGAAGCAAAGTTTTGTGATGTCATTTCAAGTGACCGCAATACTAATTTAATTtagcatttaaatttaatgaattaatATCTTAACAAcgcatttgataacaaaaaaatgagtatatgaattaattaagtggtattgaattttttaaacaaaacatactctcaaaaaataaataataaactatttatttatcacttaatgtgatatgcaatcaaatatatcgtacttaacaattcaataatataatggattcagatttcgaatttcattttcaattttattaaacGCATCCTAAGTTTTTAGTTATTCAAAGTTAACAAGATTTAAATAGTCATATAGggaaaatgagctaaaatcaTCACTAAGAGTATTCAAACTTCCAAATTTTGGGTGAAACAATTTAAATCATAATGCattaaaaaattgattttttaattttggtaATATAGTTTGGgaatgatttttaaaatttgatttctAAATTCTCAACGACCAACTAAATTGTAGAATTCCATATGCTAATAgtaaatattatgtatattagaTGCCTattgatatataaatttatataaatgatttttttttttttatagattgTGATATCCCATTCAATGTGTTTTCTATTAGTTATTTGCCCTACTTTTTCTCTATAATAACATTCAAGCTGTATTGCATCTTCCACGGACATGAGAAAATCATCTTTCCGTGACAAGATGGTACAAGGATGCAGTTATAGAATTTACTTAACGtaggttatatatatataataacatTCAAAAATTGGAGTCTCCAATCCATGTTGGTTTGAGTATAtttaggagaaaaaaaaaaaaaaactgttacgTATAAGATGTGCTTCACCAACTTGTTCATCaaaaacttttttaaaaaaatgcggTATTGAAAGCACATTAattaggtaaaaaaaaaaaatctctcaaTAGTTAAAACCTCGCGTCAAAGCTGTCAAAACtcagaaataataataataaaaaggaaaagaaagtgaGTGACGCCGATGAAATGTGGAAGTTGATCTCCCTTTCCATGGTAATTGATACCTGAGTTGAGCTGACACGACACGATTTATAATTACATTTACTTTACTCCTTCCCTCGGACAGGTTGCTTCCAACAGATACCTGTCGCTTGCTAATTGAGTAGTGATCGTTAGGGTTCTCCAGAAGGGGGGAGTCGCTTTCTCTCTCGCATATCCATCGATTTCCCAAATTATTGTCCAGATCTATTGCTGAATTCCCCAAATAGAATTCCCAAAATGTATGGATTTGAAGCTTTAACGTTCAACATTCACAGCGGTTATCTGGAGGCAATCGTCAGGGGCCACAGATCCGGACTGCTCACTGCTGCCGATTACAACAATCTCTGCCAGTGCGAGACCCTAGACGACATCAAGATGCACCTCTCCGCCACCGAATACGGCCCTTATCTGCAAAACGgttcgttttttttttgttttttgtttttttttaccttGTCAATGCCTTTGGGTTTTGCCTTCTTTATTTCAACGCTAACGGAGATTACAGATACTCGTACCTGTATGGTTCTTTGGTTTTTGTAATTGAATTGGATTATAGTTTTATATCGTCGGCtttaatatgtttatttttGTGCAATATTGATACTTTGTTAATAGCTTGTTAATTTATTCTGATTCAGCGCGAAAGCAAGAAATTGAGCAGAATTctactcccttttttttttttttgggccgaAGTAAGTTACTCGGATTGATGCTAATGTGCATTTTTATGCTTGCTTAAGGTGCTATGAATGCAGATCAACATAACGGTGTGACCATCGCATTACAAATGCAATGCTCTAACCTCTGAGCTAAGCGGGCTCATATAATATCCATTTTATATGGATAGGAATTCCATAAACTATTAGAATCTTAGTTAGTAACTATTACTTCTTATCTATTCATAATCAATATGGATctagaaaagaataaaatagaatttcaaataaattattGAATATTATGGAGCACAACGATTAATATAGCGATTAGAATTTCGGTTTTTGTATGAACA
This window encodes:
- the LOC113700017 gene encoding F-box/WD-40 repeat-containing protein At5g21040 → MRRPGVFVINSVLTLFLHLRWWKRPTTIMDLNMDSLVHCTSHLNLQDISNMAMSCKYLRAVAYSDSVWQSLSRARWPSPIPYYNSQKSSVRDAYLARHTALQQLKFEDPVIDNFLFNLKSHDHLLFLDNRIILSEGPVIRTLDIGINSGGYDSVLTLNDHRARITCMRLFSFSDTTVCRSGELRNSTVLVTSSCDHTIRLWSKGSCYRCYRGHSGGVTTLSDKLLGDSNEKIFASGGVDGTVRLWSSYPKGKRGQQALKGTLYGHEKPVILMVVAGHRSSLLVSMSKDSKVRVWDAFTSSAARSSCCVGMTSVYGVPVGMKCDGSLLYVATGSSVVVIDLRTMREVSTVMHKSQLHSFDVLPSRSLICTGATGSAKLWDLRRSSETFKAEPLAELDGHEGPVKHIRMDAYKIVTGGPDDCYVKVWEVDTGAFTNSLNCAPDHPTPGFGCSAVAVRGCRIVTAGSNGGEGSLCYRDFSSATQPVSSDNSIPASKFWDSSSYSDTDESYD